TGCCGCGGCTAGAGCGCCGCCGcggtcgccgccgccgccgcccgcgcggtGCATTGTGGGACGCCTCGCGCCCCGGCCGCGCTCGGCGCGGCGCCCGCCCTCGgcggccctgggggcgggggggacccgGCGGGGAAGCCCCGGCGCCTGCGTGTCACTGCGCCCCAGCCGCGGGGCCGCCGGGCGGGCCGGGAGGGAAGGCGTCCGAGCGACctcggccgggccgggccgcctcCTCTCTCCGCTCTCACCTCCCGTCCCCCGGCCCACCTGCGCTCGTGGACCCCGCTCCGCAAACCGGCCAACGCCGTCGGGGCCCGCACCCCG
The genomic region above belongs to Canis lupus dingo isolate Sandy chromosome 33, ASM325472v2, whole genome shotgun sequence and contains:
- the LOC112676871 gene encoding basic salivary proline-rich protein 3-like — protein: MPRLERRRGRRRRRPRGALWDASRPGRARRGARPRRPWGRGGPGGEAPAPACHCAPAAGPPGGPGGKASERPRPGRAASSLRSHLPSPGPPALVDPAPQTGQRRRGPHPGKQEEPAVFGGSTRYEDDTCFRGMHSEPGKSRGSQTQLLDGFSQVTFMLDLKGGDLGVLVEFWTKKDQKEAECSRVLEPESSVQ